The proteins below come from a single Pristiophorus japonicus isolate sPriJap1 chromosome 18, sPriJap1.hap1, whole genome shotgun sequence genomic window:
- the gdf15 gene encoding growth/differentiation factor 15 isoform X2, with protein MEERVLALVGEHPRTATDTSADPEVMPLEPAGGSGINTQEGTGLGQRLTLCFSRTKAIYPGINVVRAELKFYRRLLITKHLERVNSSCGRHVNVYGILEPLRPGGERSYQRLDSKALDSGPIITFSSDVRPLVQRWMDSGQEQVRVQLEFHTPHPEMLVPILGSDTSSYLRLEVTTGEGRSITRERRAASSAEDCLRRQRSCCRKSLQVSFKEIGWSDWIRAPESYNMYNCGGTCPANYKPANMHAMIKSAMHQLSGGSSPGLCCIPAAYEPMTLLHYSTEGKLTLTAFDDMIVTNCHCS; from the coding sequence TCGAACCCGCCGGAGGCAGTGGAATAAATACTCAAGAGGGGACAGGCCTCGGCCAGAGACTCACGCTGTGCTTCTCCAGGACTAAGGCCATTTACCCAGGGATAAATGTTGTCCGTGCTGAATTAAAATTTTACCGACGGCTCCTGATCACTAAGCATCTTGAAAGGGTAAATTCCAGCTGTGGACGGCACGTCAATGTTTACGGGATATTGGAGCCCCTCAGGCCGGGTGGCGAACGGTCTTACCAGCGACTTGACTCCAAGGCCTTGGACTCTGGGCCCATCATCACCTTCAGCAGCGATGTCAGGCCACTGGTTCAACGCTGGATGGACAGCGGCCAGGAGCAGGTGCGCGTGCAGCTGGAATTTCACACACCGCATCCTGAAATGTTGGTGCCGATCCTGGGCTCGGATACAAGCAGTTATCTGAGATTGGAAGTTACGACCGGGGAGGGGCGAAGTATCACCAGGGAGCGACGAGCTGCCAGTTCTGCTGAGGATTGTCTGAGGAGACAGAGGAGCTGCTGCAGGAAATCATTGCAGGTGTCATTTAAAGAGATCGGATGGAGTGACTGGATCAGGGCACCGGAGTCCTACAATATGTATAACTGTGGGGGCACCTGCCCTGCCAACTACAAGCCAGCCAACATGCACGCCATGATTAAATCTGCCATGCACCAGCTCTCTGGAGGAAGCAGTCCCGGACTCTGCTGCATTCCTGCGGCCTATGAACCTATGACCCTGCTGCATTACAGCACTGAGGGAAAGCTCACCCTTACAGCCTTTGATGACATGATTGTCACAAATTGTCACTGCTCCTAA